In Bacillus sp. NP247, one DNA window encodes the following:
- a CDS encoding ABC transporter substrate-binding protein gives MKKSITLFTAILSIFFLLIGCSAKENEKASATKTEKGTDKIEITDLSDRKITFNKVPESFATLSMGDMNIIHALGGEIVGRPDAKIPLPEDLQKTQVIGNAHQPNFEQIASLKPDVLVANNGFQKNIPTVEGQGTKVIISSANSVKDIQKSIEMYGTVMKKEDKAKELNQKINDQMKKYEKKSDIKALLVYGAPGTYLAALPTSLSGDILEKTGGKNIAAGFPEMKEYPQYAQLSVERIIEANPDVIYLITHGDPNSVKKAFEGEMMKNEAWKNLDAVKQNRVVILPPDLFGSNPGTKVTEALDFMYKSIQDVRK, from the coding sequence ATGAAAAAATCTATTACGCTGTTCACAGCGATCTTATCTATTTTTTTCTTGTTAATAGGTTGCAGTGCAAAAGAAAACGAAAAAGCATCCGCAACAAAAACAGAAAAAGGAACAGACAAAATCGAAATTACCGATCTCTCAGACAGAAAGATAACATTCAATAAAGTTCCTGAAAGTTTTGCGACGTTAAGTATGGGTGATATGAATATTATCCACGCTTTAGGAGGGGAAATCGTCGGTCGTCCAGATGCAAAAATTCCCCTTCCAGAAGATTTGCAAAAAACACAAGTAATTGGAAATGCACATCAGCCAAACTTTGAACAAATTGCTAGTTTAAAGCCAGACGTACTTGTTGCTAATAATGGGTTCCAAAAAAATATTCCAACGGTTGAAGGGCAAGGAACAAAAGTAATCATTTCTTCAGCAAACTCTGTAAAAGATATTCAAAAGAGTATTGAAATGTATGGAACAGTAATGAAGAAAGAAGATAAAGCAAAAGAGCTTAACCAAAAAATTAATGATCAAATGAAGAAATATGAGAAAAAGAGCGATATTAAAGCGTTGCTAGTTTATGGAGCACCGGGCACTTATTTAGCAGCATTACCGACATCTCTGTCAGGTGACATTTTAGAGAAAACGGGCGGGAAAAATATCGCAGCTGGTTTTCCAGAAATGAAAGAGTATCCGCAATATGCACAGCTAAGTGTAGAACGTATTATTGAAGCGAATCCAGATGTAATTTATTTAATTACACATGGAGATCCCAATAGTGTGAAAAAAGCATTTGAAGGCGAAATGATGAAAAATGAAGCATGGAAAAATTTAGATGCAGTAAAACAAAATCGCGTAGTTATTTTACCACCAGATTTATTTGGATCAAATCCTGGGACAAAAGTAACAG
- a CDS encoding YrhC family protein — translation MKELQEKIADYTRFGQVLLAVSTFLMVGLLIPNGAKETVQTFVMMGSVIGFLCFSFFFFKRVKAMRDQLEESEYEENC, via the coding sequence ATGAAAGAATTACAAGAAAAAATAGCAGATTATACCCGCTTCGGACAAGTGCTTCTCGCAGTAAGTACATTTTTGATGGTTGGTTTATTAATTCCGAATGGAGCAAAAGAGACGGTACAAACTTTTGTTATGATGGGGAGTGTCATTGGATTTTTATGTTTTTCTTTTTTCTTCTTTAAGCGTGTGAAAGCGATGCGTGATCAACTAGAGGAGAGCGAATATGAAGAAAATTGTTAA
- the adhE gene encoding bifunctional acetaldehyde-CoA/alcohol dehydrogenase, translating into MVVKEKVVNEMQEVKEMIDTLVNNGQEALQALESFTQEQIDNIVHEMALAGVDQHMPLAKLAVEETGRGVYEDKCIKNIFATEYIWHSIKKDKTVGIIHEDPHEEVIEIAEPVGVVAGVTPVTNPTSTTMFKALIAIKTRNPIIFAFHPSAQNCSIAAAKTVYDAAVKAGAPKHCIQWIERPSVEATKQLMNHDGVALVLATGGAGMVKSAYSTGKPALGVGPGNVPCYIEKSAHVKRAVNDLILSKTFDNGMICASEQAIIIDNGIYDDVKAEMIANNCYFVTEEERKKLEKLVINENTCAVNSDIVGKSAQYIAELVGITVPEHTKMLVAEIKGIGAAYPLSREKLSPVLACVKANSLEEGFTYCEEMLELGGLGHSAVIHSTNKEVQKQFGLRMKACRLIVNAPSSQGGIGDIYNGFIPSLTLGCGSYGKNSVSQNVTATHLLNIKRLANRKKNMQWFKLPPKIYFEKHATAYLANMPNISRAFIVTDPGMVEHGYVDTVTHYLRKHANDVKVEVFFEVEPDPSDETVFKGADMMKSFKPDVIIALGGGSAMDAAKGMWLFYEHPETTFYGIKQKFLDIRKRTCKYPELGNKAQFVAIPTTSGTGSEVTPFAVITDKKNNIKYPLADYELTPDVAIVDPQFVMTVPPHVTADTGMDVLTHAIEAYVSVLANDYTDGLALKAIDLVFKYLPRAYKDGNDEEAREKMHNASAIAGMAFANAFLGINHSLAHKIGPEFHIPHGRANAILMPHVVRYNAIKPRKHALFPKYEHFVADERYAHIARMLGLPASSAAEGVESLVQAIIELGKSLNINMSIAGQGVAKDQFEEVVGLLADRAFEDQCTTANPKLPLISELKEIYMEAYKGV; encoded by the coding sequence ATGGTAGTCAAAGAGAAAGTTGTAAATGAAATGCAAGAGGTAAAAGAGATGATTGATACGTTAGTAAATAACGGTCAAGAAGCTTTACAAGCATTAGAAAGTTTTACACAAGAGCAGATTGACAACATTGTTCATGAAATGGCACTTGCGGGTGTCGATCAACATATGCCGCTTGCGAAGTTGGCTGTTGAAGAAACGGGCCGTGGTGTATATGAAGATAAATGCATTAAAAATATTTTTGCCACTGAATATATTTGGCATAGTATAAAGAAAGATAAAACGGTAGGAATTATTCATGAAGATCCTCATGAAGAAGTAATAGAAATTGCAGAACCTGTCGGTGTAGTAGCTGGGGTAACGCCAGTAACGAACCCAACGTCGACAACAATGTTTAAAGCGTTAATCGCGATAAAAACGAGAAATCCAATTATTTTCGCATTTCATCCTTCGGCACAAAACTGTTCCATTGCAGCGGCGAAAACAGTATATGATGCAGCAGTGAAGGCTGGTGCACCAAAGCATTGTATTCAATGGATTGAAAGACCTTCTGTGGAAGCAACGAAACAACTAATGAACCATGATGGTGTCGCACTCGTTCTAGCAACTGGAGGGGCTGGTATGGTGAAATCGGCTTATTCTACTGGTAAACCAGCACTAGGTGTAGGTCCTGGTAATGTACCGTGTTATATAGAGAAATCAGCACATGTAAAACGTGCTGTTAATGATTTAATTTTATCGAAAACATTTGATAACGGTATGATTTGTGCATCGGAACAGGCAATTATTATCGATAACGGAATTTATGATGATGTTAAAGCAGAAATGATTGCAAATAATTGTTACTTTGTAACAGAAGAAGAGAGAAAAAAATTAGAAAAGCTTGTTATTAATGAAAATACATGTGCAGTAAATAGTGATATTGTTGGGAAATCAGCACAGTATATTGCTGAATTAGTAGGAATTACTGTACCTGAACATACAAAAATGCTTGTAGCTGAAATTAAAGGTATCGGGGCAGCATATCCACTATCTCGTGAGAAACTGAGCCCAGTGTTAGCTTGTGTAAAAGCAAATTCACTAGAAGAAGGATTTACATATTGCGAAGAAATGTTAGAGCTTGGTGGCCTAGGGCATTCAGCGGTTATCCATTCTACAAATAAAGAAGTACAAAAACAATTTGGGTTACGTATGAAAGCCTGCCGTCTCATTGTAAATGCACCTTCATCACAAGGTGGAATTGGTGATATATATAATGGGTTTATTCCATCACTTACGCTTGGTTGTGGCTCCTACGGGAAAAACTCAGTTTCCCAAAATGTAACGGCGACTCATTTATTAAATATAAAAAGGCTGGCAAATAGAAAAAAGAATATGCAGTGGTTCAAATTACCACCCAAAATTTATTTTGAAAAACATGCGACAGCATATTTAGCAAACATGCCTAACATTTCCCGCGCATTTATTGTAACGGATCCAGGGATGGTTGAGCACGGTTATGTAGATACAGTTACGCACTATTTACGTAAGCATGCAAATGATGTGAAAGTTGAAGTTTTCTTTGAAGTTGAGCCAGATCCATCAGATGAAACTGTATTTAAAGGTGCGGACATGATGAAAAGCTTTAAGCCTGATGTAATTATTGCACTTGGTGGCGGTTCAGCTATGGATGCAGCAAAAGGGATGTGGTTATTCTATGAGCACCCAGAAACAACATTCTATGGCATTAAACAGAAATTTTTAGATATAAGAAAACGTACATGTAAATATCCGGAATTAGGAAATAAAGCGCAGTTTGTTGCCATTCCAACAACATCAGGAACAGGATCAGAAGTGACACCATTTGCGGTTATTACAGATAAGAAAAATAATATAAAGTATCCGCTCGCGGATTATGAATTAACGCCAGATGTAGCGATTGTTGATCCACAATTTGTAATGACAGTACCACCTCATGTAACAGCAGACACTGGTATGGACGTATTAACGCATGCAATCGAGGCGTATGTGTCTGTTCTGGCAAATGACTATACTGATGGTTTAGCGTTAAAAGCAATTGATCTCGTATTTAAATATTTACCGAGAGCATATAAAGATGGAAATGATGAAGAGGCACGAGAAAAAATGCATAACGCTTCTGCGATTGCAGGGATGGCATTTGCTAATGCTTTCCTTGGTATTAATCATAGTTTAGCGCATAAAATTGGACCGGAATTCCATATTCCACACGGACGTGCAAATGCAATTCTTATGCCGCATGTAGTCCGCTATAATGCTATTAAGCCAAGAAAGCACGCATTGTTCCCAAAATATGAGCACTTTGTGGCTGATGAACGCTATGCACATATTGCGAGAATGCTCGGGCTTCCAGCAAGTTCAGCGGCAGAAGGTGTGGAATCACTCGTCCAAGCAATTATTGAGCTTGGAAAAAGCTTAAATATAAATATGAGTATTGCAGGACAAGGAGTTGCTAAAGACCAATTTGAAGAGGTTGTTGGATTATTAGCAGATAGAGCTTTTGAAGATCAATGTACAACAGCTAATCCAAAATTACCGCTCATTTCAGAGCTGAAAGAAATCTATATGGAAGCATATAAAGGCGTATAA
- a CDS encoding bifunctional cystathionine gamma-lyase/homocysteine desulfhydrase has protein sequence MRAKTKLIHGIRIGEPSTGSVNVPIYQTSTYKQEAVGKHQGYEYSRTGNPTRAALEEMIAVLENGHAGFAFGSGMAAITATIMLFSKGDHVILTDDVYGGTYRVITKVLNRFGIEHTFVDTTNLEEVVEAIRPNTKAIYVETPTNPLLKITDIKKISTLAKEKDLLTIIDNTFMTPYWQSPISLGADIVLHSATKYLGGHSDVVAGLVVVNSPQLAEDLHFVQNSTGGILGPQDSFLLLRGLKTLGIRMEEHEINSRAIAEFLNNHPKVNKVYYPGLESHQNHELATEQANGFGAIISFDVDSEETLNKVLEKLQYFTLAESLGAVESLISIPSQMTHASIPADRRKELGITDTLIRISVGIEDGEDLIEDLAQALA, from the coding sequence ATGAGAGCAAAGACAAAGTTAATTCATGGTATTCGCATAGGAGAACCTTCAACTGGATCTGTAAACGTACCGATCTATCAAACAAGTACGTATAAACAAGAAGCAGTTGGTAAGCATCAAGGATATGAATATTCACGTACAGGCAACCCAACACGTGCAGCTTTAGAAGAAATGATTGCCGTATTAGAAAACGGTCATGCTGGATTTGCATTTGGTTCAGGAATGGCTGCTATTACAGCGACAATTATGTTGTTCTCAAAAGGTGATCATGTCATTTTAACAGATGATGTTTATGGCGGAACGTACCGTGTTATTACGAAAGTATTAAACCGCTTCGGTATTGAGCATACATTTGTAGATACAACAAACCTAGAGGAAGTTGTAGAAGCGATTCGTCCAAATACGAAAGCAATTTATGTAGAAACACCAACGAACCCATTACTAAAAATTACTGATATTAAGAAAATATCTACTCTTGCTAAAGAGAAAGATTTATTAACAATTATTGATAACACATTCATGACGCCATATTGGCAGTCGCCAATCTCTTTAGGAGCAGATATTGTACTTCATAGTGCAACGAAATATTTAGGAGGACATAGTGACGTAGTTGCAGGCCTAGTGGTTGTAAATAGCCCGCAACTGGCAGAAGACCTTCATTTCGTGCAAAACTCAACAGGAGGTATTCTTGGCCCACAAGATAGCTTCTTACTACTTCGCGGTTTAAAAACATTAGGAATTCGTATGGAAGAACATGAAATAAATTCACGCGCCATTGCTGAATTCTTAAATAACCATCCAAAAGTAAATAAAGTATATTATCCAGGTCTTGAATCACATCAAAACCATGAATTAGCAACAGAGCAGGCGAATGGATTTGGTGCTATCATCTCATTTGATGTAGATAGTGAGGAAACATTAAATAAAGTACTTGAGAAACTGCAATACTTTACACTTGCTGAAAGTTTAGGAGCAGTAGAAAGTTTAATTTCTATCCCGTCTCAAATGACACATGCATCCATCCCAGCAGATCGCCGTAAAGAATTAGGAATTACAGATACATTAATTCGAATCTCTGTTGGTATTGAAGATGGAGAAGATTTAATTGAAGATTTAGCACAAGCACTAGCATAA
- a CDS encoding O-acetylserine dependent cystathionine beta-synthase — translation MNVYRGVHELIGHTPIVEITRFSLPEGVRLFAKLEFYNPGGSVKDRLGRELIEDALEKGLVTQGGTIIEPTAGNTGIGLALAALQHDLRVIVCVPEKFSIEKQELMKALGATVVHTPTEQGMTGAIAKAKELVKEIPNSYSPSQFANEANPRAYFKTLGPELWSALNGEINIFVAGAGTGGTFMGTASYLKEKNIDIKTVIVEPEGSILNGGKAGSHETEGIGLEFIPPFLKTSYFDEIHTISDRNAFLRVKELAQKEGLLVGSSSGAAFHASLLEAEKAAPGTNIVTIFPDSSERYLSKDIYKGWE, via the coding sequence ATGAATGTATATCGTGGAGTTCATGAGTTGATTGGTCATACACCAATCGTGGAAATTACTCGTTTTTCACTTCCAGAAGGAGTCCGTTTATTTGCAAAGCTTGAATTTTACAACCCAGGCGGAAGCGTTAAGGATCGTTTAGGAAGAGAATTAATCGAAGATGCGTTAGAAAAAGGGCTTGTTACCCAGGGCGGAACAATTATTGAACCGACGGCTGGAAATACTGGCATTGGACTGGCACTTGCAGCGTTACAACATGATTTACGCGTCATCGTTTGTGTACCAGAGAAATTTAGTATTGAAAAGCAAGAATTAATGAAAGCGCTAGGTGCAACGGTTGTGCATACACCGACTGAGCAAGGAATGACCGGCGCAATTGCAAAAGCAAAAGAATTAGTAAAGGAAATACCAAATTCTTACTCTCCAAGTCAGTTTGCTAATGAAGCAAACCCACGTGCTTATTTCAAAACACTAGGTCCTGAACTTTGGTCGGCACTGAATGGAGAGATTAACATATTTGTTGCGGGTGCAGGAACTGGCGGTACGTTTATGGGAACTGCGTCTTATTTAAAAGAAAAAAATATTGATATTAAAACGGTGATTGTAGAACCAGAAGGATCTATTTTAAATGGCGGCAAAGCTGGTTCACATGAAACAGAAGGCATTGGTCTTGAATTCATTCCACCATTTTTAAAAACATCTTATTTTGATGAAATTCATACGATTTCTGATCGAAATGCATTTTTACGTGTAAAAGAATTGGCACAAAAGGAAGGCCTTCTCGTTGGGAGCTCTTCAGGGGCGGCATTTCATGCGAGCTTACTTGAGGCAGAGAAAGCAGCACCAGGTACAAATATTGTAACGATTTTTCCTGATAGTAGTGAGCGCTATTTAAGTAAAGACATATACAAAGGATGGGAATAA
- the mtnN gene encoding 5'-methylthioadenosine/S-adenosylhomocysteine nucleosidase, with translation MRIAVIGAMEEEVRILRDKLEQAETETVAGCEFTKGLLAGHEVILLKSGIGKVNAAMSTTILLERYKPEKVINTGSAGGFHHSLNVGDVVISTEVRHHDVDVTAFNYEYGQVPGMPPGFKADEALVALAEKCMQAEENIQVVKGMIATGDSFMSDPNRVAAIRDKFEDLYAVEMEAAAVAQVCHQYEVPFVIIRALSDIAGKESNVSFDQFLDQAALHSTNFIVKVLEELK, from the coding sequence TTGAGAATTGCTGTAATTGGAGCAATGGAAGAAGAAGTACGTATTTTACGTGACAAACTAGAACAAGCAGAAACAGAAACTGTTGCAGGTTGTGAATTTACGAAAGGGCTATTGGCAGGACATGAAGTAATCTTGCTAAAGTCTGGTATTGGTAAAGTAAATGCAGCGATGTCAACGACAATTTTATTAGAAAGATATAAACCTGAAAAAGTAATCAACACTGGTTCAGCTGGTGGATTCCATCATTCTTTAAATGTTGGAGATGTGGTTATTTCAACAGAAGTTCGTCACCATGACGTAGATGTAACAGCATTTAACTACGAATATGGTCAAGTGCCAGGAATGCCACCTGGATTTAAAGCTGATGAGGCATTAGTTGCATTAGCTGAGAAATGTATGCAGGCAGAAGAAAATATTCAAGTCGTAAAAGGTATGATTGCAACAGGCGATTCATTTATGAGTGATCCGAACCGTGTTGCAGCAATTCGTGATAAATTTGAAGATCTTTATGCAGTAGAAATGGAAGCTGCAGCTGTTGCACAAGTATGCCACCAATATGAAGTTCCGTTTGTTATTATTCGTGCACTTTCTGATATTGCTGGTAAAGAATCAAATGTTTCATTTGATCAATTTTTAGATCAAGCAGCACTTCATTCTACAAACTTTATCGTAAAAGTACTAGAAGAGTTAAAGTAA
- a CDS encoding class I SAM-dependent methyltransferase, producing the protein MGTEFNGLFDEWAHTYDSFVQGEDIQYKEVFARYEDILEDVVNKSFGNVLEFGVGTGNLTNKLLLAGRTVYGIEPSREMRTIAKEKLPKEFSITEGDFLSFEVPNSIDTIVSTYAFHHLIDEEKDVAIAKYSQLLNKGGKIVFADTIFADQDAYDKTVEVAKQRGFHQLANDLQTEYYTRIPIMQSIFENNGFHVTFTRLNHFVWVMEATKQ; encoded by the coding sequence ATGGGAACAGAATTTAATGGTTTATTTGATGAATGGGCTCATACGTACGACTCATTTGTACAAGGCGAAGACATACAATATAAAGAAGTTTTCGCCCGTTATGAGGACATTTTAGAGGATGTAGTTAACAAGTCATTTGGCAACGTATTAGAATTCGGTGTTGGTACTGGCAATTTAACAAATAAATTATTACTTGCTGGTCGCACAGTTTACGGTATAGAACCGTCACGCGAAATGCGTACTATTGCAAAAGAGAAATTACCAAAAGAGTTTTCAATTACAGAGGGTGATTTTCTTTCATTTGAAGTCCCAAATTCAATCGATACTATTGTGAGCACTTACGCATTTCATCATTTAATAGATGAAGAAAAAGACGTAGCAATTGCGAAGTATAGTCAATTGCTAAACAAAGGTGGTAAAATAGTGTTTGCTGATACGATATTTGCAGATCAAGATGCATATGATAAAACTGTCGAAGTAGCAAAACAAAGAGGTTTTCATCAGTTAGCAAACGATTTGCAAACAGAATACTATACACGTATTCCGATCATGCAATCTATTTTTGAAAACAATGGCTTCCACGTAACGTTTACGAGATTAAATCATTTCGTTTGGGTAATGGAGGCAACTAAGCAATAG
- a CDS encoding YrzA family protein codes for MSFTFEMLEDKVEFFEAGDLASLERKISEQIDNNKALMLEVHHISHQMVMDPESKRPYYSAIVHFKLKKLR; via the coding sequence ATGTCATTTACCTTTGAAATGTTAGAAGATAAAGTAGAATTTTTTGAAGCGGGGGACTTAGCTTCTTTAGAACGAAAAATTAGTGAACAAATCGATAATAATAAAGCACTTATGCTTGAAGTTCATCACATCTCGCATCAAATGGTTATGGATCCTGAAAGCAAAAGACCTTATTATAGTGCGATTGTTCATTTTAAATTAAAGAAATTACGCTAA
- a CDS encoding YrrS family protein has protein sequence MAGGSRFQQKQQKRRQNGVLNIAIAIVLVAVAIVAYQLFVPGTKEQASSSDKKVTQQTTKENKAEKAKGKEETKKNEQEKTEAKKKEEEKLKAEEEKKKAEEEAKANEKVTAEKTQPKATDAYTKSSWKPVGTQQGATPAMTFKKGTADWNEMNQAISTAIDVPVEQLVIHRIGNNGKNKAYGNVQDKQSGKKYYVNIDWVDNEGWKPVLVQTLN, from the coding sequence ATGGCAGGAGGATCTAGATTCCAACAGAAACAACAAAAACGTCGTCAAAACGGTGTTTTAAATATTGCGATTGCTATTGTATTAGTAGCAGTAGCTATTGTAGCATATCAATTGTTTGTTCCTGGTACAAAAGAGCAAGCGTCTTCTAGTGATAAAAAAGTAACTCAGCAAACAACAAAAGAGAATAAAGCTGAGAAAGCTAAAGGTAAAGAAGAGACGAAGAAGAACGAGCAAGAGAAAACAGAGGCTAAGAAGAAGGAAGAAGAGAAGCTAAAGGCTGAAGAAGAAAAGAAAAAAGCTGAAGAGGAAGCGAAAGCTAACGAGAAAGTAACAGCTGAAAAAACACAGCCAAAGGCAACAGATGCGTATACGAAATCCTCTTGGAAGCCAGTAGGTACGCAGCAAGGAGCAACACCTGCGATGACGTTTAAAAAAGGTACAGCAGATTGGAATGAAATGAATCAAGCGATTTCCACTGCAATTGACGTTCCAGTAGAGCAATTAGTTATTCATAGAATCGGAAATAACGGTAAGAATAAAGCGTACGGTAATGTCCAAGATAAGCAATCAGGTAAAAAATATTATGTAAATATTGATTGGGTAGACAATGAGGGCTGGAAACCAGTACTCGTTCAAACTCTAAACTAA
- a CDS encoding penicillin-binding protein 2 — protein MKMKRRIIIVLICFMGVIFLLLCRLIQIQIIDTESFTDRNINLIEKSVTQRTQSLTVDNGRGHFTDRNGKEIGEEKYPVLIVFPFLQIKNDMLEKIAHIIGVSRQEIRLQMKNKNQAFILRRGNIPFQLTLEQMEKVNQLDILGIVAAEVRLKQTGEANHLIGDVGENEQEFQKRYGEMKKTSKQTPIGISGLQQSFDEFLLTDGEAKVLYQVDRQGEPIFGKQAKYTSPGNPFYPVTIQTTIHKTLQRRAERIIDENGIKKGGLVLLDIKNSEVLAMVSKPSLQMNDKRIYKATLENQMLTPHFPGSVFKTVVAAAVIDENLVRFNRTFNCNTDLYGENLPQVMMGSLNFKESFASSCNRTFAVLGDELMQKDRDVLETYLEALGASKKVGWKGPVFHTPEFEQLPEEKSAIIWGSEENKDSRKAIAQTMVGQKNVRVSPLAIANMMATIARGGEKMEVKAVKKIVYKNGSDFFTFENHKLNGKQLSYETMKKLQQLLRGVVTMEKGTGTAFRSLPLTVAGKSGTAQTGKGEKVNRWFAGYFPYENPRYALVVVDIETDNVNVVTPAFAEMVEAIHQLEIEK, from the coding sequence ATGAAAATGAAACGGAGAATTATAATTGTTTTAATTTGTTTTATGGGTGTGATTTTTTTATTACTTTGTCGTTTAATCCAAATACAGATTATAGATACGGAATCATTTACTGATCGAAACATCAATTTGATTGAAAAAAGTGTTACGCAACGAACACAATCACTTACAGTAGATAATGGAAGAGGGCATTTTACAGATCGAAATGGTAAGGAAATTGGTGAAGAGAAATATCCAGTCTTAATTGTTTTTCCATTTTTACAAATAAAAAATGACATGTTAGAGAAAATTGCGCATATCATTGGTGTGTCGAGACAAGAGATAAGACTGCAAATGAAAAATAAGAATCAAGCATTTATATTAAGAAGGGGGAATATCCCATTTCAATTAACGCTCGAGCAAATGGAGAAGGTAAATCAATTAGATATTTTAGGTATTGTAGCAGCAGAAGTTCGACTGAAGCAAACGGGAGAGGCAAATCATTTAATTGGTGATGTGGGAGAGAATGAACAGGAATTTCAAAAGCGTTATGGAGAAATGAAAAAAACTTCGAAACAAACGCCAATTGGTATTTCGGGATTGCAACAATCATTTGATGAATTTTTACTGACTGATGGAGAAGCGAAAGTACTATATCAAGTGGATCGACAAGGAGAACCGATTTTCGGGAAACAGGCGAAATACACTTCACCAGGAAATCCATTTTATCCAGTTACTATTCAAACAACAATACATAAAACGTTGCAACGACGAGCGGAGAGGATTATAGATGAAAATGGAATAAAAAAAGGTGGGTTAGTATTACTAGACATAAAGAATAGTGAAGTTTTAGCAATGGTAAGTAAGCCTTCTTTACAGATGAACGATAAGAGGATATATAAAGCTACACTTGAAAATCAAATGTTAACTCCTCATTTTCCGGGGTCTGTTTTTAAAACAGTAGTTGCAGCAGCAGTAATTGATGAGAATTTGGTGCGGTTTAATCGTACATTTAACTGTAATACGGATTTATACGGTGAAAATCTTCCACAAGTTATGATGGGGTCATTAAACTTTAAGGAAAGCTTTGCTAGTAGCTGTAATCGAACGTTTGCTGTATTAGGTGATGAACTAATGCAAAAGGATAGGGACGTATTAGAAACGTATTTAGAGGCCTTAGGAGCAAGTAAGAAGGTAGGATGGAAAGGTCCGGTATTTCATACACCGGAATTTGAGCAATTGCCAGAAGAAAAGAGTGCTATTATTTGGGGGAGCGAAGAAAATAAAGATAGTAGAAAAGCGATTGCTCAAACGATGGTCGGACAAAAAAATGTGCGTGTGTCACCTCTAGCTATAGCGAATATGATGGCGACAATTGCTAGAGGCGGGGAGAAGATGGAAGTGAAAGCTGTGAAAAAAATAGTGTATAAAAATGGAAGCGACTTTTTTACATTTGAAAATCATAAATTAAATGGGAAACAGCTTTCTTATGAAACGATGAAAAAATTACAACAGTTGTTAAGAGGCGTTGTAACGATGGAGAAAGGAACGGGAACCGCATTCCGTTCGTTGCCACTAACTGTCGCTGGAAAATCTGGGACGGCACAAACAGGAAAAGGAGAGAAGGTGAATCGCTGGTTCGCAGGTTATTTTCCATATGAAAACCCAAGATATGCTTTAGTTGTAGTTGATATAGAAACAGATAATGTAAATGTAGTTACACCAGCTTTTGCAGAAATGGTAGAAGCAATTCATCAATTAGAAATTGAAAAGTAA
- the greA gene encoding transcription elongation factor GreA: MATEKTYPMTQEGKQKLENEVEQLKTVRRKEVVERIKIARSFGDLSENSEYDAAKDEQAFVEGRITQLENMIRNAVIIQDNGEESTVVTLGKTVTFKELPGGDEEAYTIVGSAEADPFEGRISNDSPIAKSLLGKQIGEKVAIQTPGGEMQVEIISVK; the protein is encoded by the coding sequence ATGGCAACAGAAAAAACATACCCTATGACGCAAGAGGGTAAGCAAAAACTAGAGAACGAAGTTGAACAATTAAAGACAGTAAGACGTAAAGAAGTTGTAGAGCGTATTAAAATCGCACGTAGCTTCGGAGATCTTTCTGAGAACTCTGAGTACGATGCAGCGAAAGATGAGCAAGCATTCGTTGAAGGGCGTATTACACAACTAGAAAATATGATTCGTAACGCAGTTATCATTCAAGATAATGGTGAAGAGTCTACAGTTGTAACATTAGGTAAAACAGTAACATTTAAAGAGTTACCAGGTGGAGACGAAGAAGCGTACACAATCGTAGGTAGCGCAGAAGCTGATCCATTTGAAGGAAGAATTTCTAACGATTCTCCAATCGCAAAAAGCTTATTAGGTAAGCAAATTGGTGAGAAGGTAGCAATCCAAACACCGGGCGGAGAAATGCAAGTAGAGATTATCTCTGTAAAATAA